A region from the Agarivorans sp. Alg241-V36 genome encodes:
- a CDS encoding alpha/beta hydrolase: MKENLSEVLFKPRINVIETSTVSNSSAAQLTAVGQEEGRNWYRILRREYWAWLGLDPIETESLFADIAMCDKPRTSELLDTVGGYQPGNWNYEWMQRAVKHQIAAKDAEQNGERKLAYQEFLLASYSATIAAYPHFKGDDLATSAQALAHSNLMSAMGQSEYQCKAINVPIDGKQVECYLHLPDTDSVKPVVIVSGGLDTIQTELYPFFERFLAPAGIAMLSVDLPGAGHCSHWKLQQDSSRIHLAILDHLPQVPWVDHARVAMLGYRFAGNVAARLAFVAAERLRAVVTIGAPVDRLFSDIQRFSNLPQMYQDCLANRSGVNASNSEGLYYRCLPLSLKTQGILGGPRTKLPMFVVGRKNDAICPEADVSLLRSASPNCQVELLKELDSLQNYNQIFTKVTHWLQKQL, encoded by the coding sequence TTGAAAGAGAATCTGTCAGAAGTATTGTTTAAACCACGTATTAATGTAATAGAAACCTCAACGGTGTCTAACTCCTCTGCGGCTCAATTAACAGCCGTAGGCCAAGAAGAAGGCCGCAATTGGTATCGTATCCTGCGCAGAGAATACTGGGCTTGGCTAGGTTTAGATCCAATTGAAACAGAAAGCCTGTTTGCCGACATTGCAATGTGCGACAAACCGCGTACTAGCGAGTTGCTCGATACCGTGGGGGGTTACCAGCCAGGCAACTGGAACTACGAATGGATGCAGCGTGCGGTTAAACATCAAATTGCTGCTAAAGATGCAGAGCAAAATGGTGAGCGAAAGCTGGCCTATCAAGAGTTTTTACTCGCCAGCTACAGCGCTACCATCGCCGCCTATCCTCATTTTAAAGGTGACGATTTAGCCACCTCAGCTCAAGCTTTAGCGCATAGCAATCTTATGTCTGCAATGGGGCAGAGTGAGTATCAGTGTAAAGCTATCAACGTGCCGATAGACGGTAAACAAGTAGAATGCTATTTGCATCTGCCAGATACCGACTCGGTAAAGCCGGTGGTTATTGTGAGTGGCGGTTTAGATACCATTCAAACCGAGCTTTACCCGTTTTTTGAGCGCTTTTTAGCGCCAGCAGGCATTGCCATGTTAAGTGTCGATTTACCCGGCGCTGGCCATTGCAGTCATTGGAAGTTGCAGCAAGATAGTAGCCGCATTCATCTGGCTATTCTTGACCACTTACCTCAAGTGCCTTGGGTGGATCATGCCCGTGTGGCCATGCTGGGTTATCGCTTTGCTGGTAATGTTGCTGCGCGCTTGGCTTTTGTTGCCGCAGAGCGTTTACGTGCAGTAGTAACGATTGGCGCGCCAGTAGACAGATTATTTAGCGATATACAGCGATTTAGTAACCTACCGCAAATGTACCAAGATTGTTTGGCCAATCGCAGTGGGGTAAATGCTTCAAATTCTGAAGGGCTTTATTACCGCTGTTTACCTTTGTCGTTGAAAACTCAAGGCATATTGGGCGGGCCTAGAACAAAGTTACCGATGTTTGTGGTTGGCCGTAAAAACGACGCAATATGCCCAGAAGCAGATGTTTCTTTGCTTCGCTCTGCTTCACCAAATTGTCAGGTTGAATTGCTGAAAGAGCTTGATTCACTTCAAAATTACAACCAGATCTTCACTAAGGTCACGCATTGGCTACAAAAGCAATTGTGA
- the crl gene encoding sigma factor-binding protein Crl translates to MEVTWPSHGKLTSRFTAMGPYFRKEHSSNEMYFFDCLASCVSSKPAADEREFYGWWFELRVNEDSFEYHYWFGLYDKQGEWQEGKIPSKHQKEVQQSLEVFYQKLLDTLQKLELDLSAAPSLSPNLALPAA, encoded by the coding sequence ATGGAAGTGACTTGGCCAAGCCATGGAAAGTTAACATCGAGATTTACGGCCATGGGTCCGTATTTTCGTAAAGAACACAGCAGCAACGAAATGTACTTTTTTGATTGCCTTGCCTCGTGTGTAAGCTCTAAACCTGCCGCTGATGAACGCGAGTTCTATGGTTGGTGGTTTGAATTACGAGTAAACGAAGACAGTTTTGAGTATCACTACTGGTTTGGTTTATACGACAAGCAAGGTGAATGGCAGGAAGGTAAAATTCCGAGTAAACACCAAAAAGAAGTGCAACAGTCACTAGAGGTGTTTTATCAAAAGCTGCTCGATACCCTTCAAAAGCTGGAGTTAGACCTTAGCGCTGCCCCCTCTTTGTCCCCCAATTTAGCTCTCCCGGCAGCTTAA
- the proB gene encoding glutamate 5-kinase, producing the protein MSKQTIVVKLGTSVLTGGTSKLDRAHMIELVRQCALLRKAGHQLIVVTSGAIAAGREHLSLTHGNIAPTIANKQMLAAVGQSRLIQVWESLFSIYDIHVGQMLLTRADLEDRERFLNAKDMLKALLNHGIVPIINENDAVATAEIKVGDNDNLSALAAILGGADKLLLLTDQPGLFTADPRNNPDAKLIEEVAEIDASIRSLAGDSVSGLGTGGMATKLQAAEIAGRAGIEVVIAAGHSENVITRLSEGKSVGTRFPPTSSPLENRKQWILAGPPPHGELVLDEGACKAVVERGSSLLPKGITAINGEFNRGDVVRIVNPQGLEIARGICRYPAKDMNLIKGLHSEQIDKTLGYGYGSVAVHRDDLVLK; encoded by the coding sequence ATGTCGAAGCAAACCATCGTCGTTAAGTTAGGCACAAGTGTGTTAACTGGCGGCACATCTAAACTTGACCGCGCCCACATGATAGAGCTGGTGCGCCAGTGTGCGTTGCTGCGTAAAGCGGGTCATCAACTTATTGTGGTTACTTCTGGAGCCATTGCTGCGGGTCGCGAGCACCTATCGCTTACCCATGGCAATATCGCCCCCACCATTGCCAACAAACAAATGCTAGCCGCAGTAGGGCAAAGCCGACTGATTCAAGTATGGGAAAGCCTGTTTAGCATCTACGATATTCACGTAGGCCAAATGTTGCTAACCCGCGCAGACCTTGAAGATCGTGAGCGTTTCCTTAACGCTAAAGACATGCTAAAAGCCTTACTTAATCACGGTATTGTGCCGATCATTAATGAAAATGATGCCGTTGCCACCGCCGAAATTAAAGTAGGCGATAACGATAATTTATCGGCGCTAGCCGCAATACTGGGTGGAGCCGACAAGCTATTGTTGCTTACCGACCAACCGGGTTTGTTCACTGCCGATCCGCGCAACAACCCTGATGCAAAGCTAATTGAAGAAGTGGCAGAAATTGATGCCTCTATTCGCTCTTTAGCTGGCGATAGCGTAAGCGGCTTAGGTACTGGCGGCATGGCCACCAAACTGCAGGCCGCCGAAATTGCCGGTAGAGCAGGCATTGAAGTAGTGATAGCCGCCGGACACAGTGAGAACGTAATTACCCGCTTGAGCGAAGGTAAAAGTGTTGGCACCCGTTTTCCGCCAACCAGTAGCCCACTTGAAAACCGCAAACAGTGGATTTTAGCTGGGCCACCTCCACACGGCGAGTTAGTATTAGACGAAGGCGCATGTAAAGCGGTAGTAGAACGCGGTTCCAGTTTGCTGCCCAAAGGCATTACCGCCATCAATGGCGAATTTAACCGCGGCGACGTGGTGCGCATTGTTAATCCACAAGGCCTAGAAATTGCCCGTGGTATTTGTCGTTATCCGGCAAAAGATATGAATTTAATTAAAGGGCTACATTCAGAGCAAATTGATAAGACTCTGGGTTATGGCTACGGATCAGTTGCGGTGCACCGTGACGATTTAGTTTTAAAATAG
- a CDS encoding glutamate-5-semialdehyde dehydrogenase, with the protein MSLQTLGQQAKQASFDLATLSTSQKNAALAAIADQLEAQQESILAANKIDLDAARQSGLSEALLDRLMLNSERLAGIASDVRNVISLNDPIGSEMDCRVLENGLRLSRRRVPLGVVGVIYEARPNVTIDIAALCLKTGNASILRGGKETFHSNMALVAVIQSALEQSGLPAAAVQYIEKPDRELVAELLRLDEYVDMIIPRGGAGLHKMCQENSTIPVIIGGFGISHIYVDNSVDLAAALNVIENSKVQRPSACNALDSLLVDQNVAVELLPMLAERMNQASVKLVATENAMAGLANAKDIQAAGEGDFDTEWLSYTLGVKVVADVEEAIAHMRTHNASHSDAILSNNLNSVERFVNAAGSAAVYVNASTRFTDGAQFGLGAEVAVSTQKLHARGPMGLEELTSYKWIGIGDMLARP; encoded by the coding sequence ATGAGCTTACAAACACTCGGTCAACAGGCTAAACAAGCCAGCTTTGATTTGGCCACCTTAAGTACTAGCCAAAAAAATGCAGCCTTAGCGGCAATTGCTGATCAGCTTGAAGCTCAGCAAGAAAGCATACTAGCAGCTAACAAAATTGACTTAGACGCAGCTCGTCAGTCGGGCTTGTCAGAAGCATTACTAGATCGCTTAATGCTAAACAGTGAACGCCTTGCCGGCATCGCTAGCGATGTACGCAACGTAATTTCACTAAACGACCCTATTGGCAGTGAAATGGATTGCCGCGTATTAGAAAACGGCTTGCGTTTATCGCGCCGCCGCGTGCCATTAGGCGTTGTTGGGGTAATTTATGAAGCCCGCCCTAATGTAACCATTGATATTGCAGCGCTATGCTTAAAAACCGGTAATGCCAGCATCTTGCGTGGCGGTAAAGAAACCTTCCACTCAAATATGGCCTTGGTAGCGGTTATTCAATCTGCTTTAGAGCAAAGTGGCCTGCCAGCTGCCGCCGTGCAGTACATTGAAAAGCCTGACCGTGAGCTAGTGGCCGAGCTGCTTCGCTTAGATGAATACGTAGATATGATTATCCCTCGTGGTGGCGCTGGCTTGCACAAGATGTGTCAGGAAAACAGCACCATTCCAGTAATTATTGGCGGCTTTGGTATTAGCCATATTTACGTGGATAACTCGGTAGATTTAGCCGCAGCACTTAATGTGATTGAAAACTCTAAAGTGCAGCGTCCATCGGCATGTAATGCATTAGACAGCCTACTGGTTGATCAAAACGTAGCGGTAGAGCTATTGCCAATGCTGGCAGAGCGAATGAATCAAGCCTCGGTTAAGTTAGTGGCCACCGAAAATGCCATGGCGGGTCTAGCTAATGCTAAAGACATACAAGCAGCTGGCGAAGGTGACTTCGATACCGAATGGCTAAGTTACACCTTAGGTGTAAAAGTGGTTGCCGATGTAGAAGAAGCGATTGCTCACATGCGCACCCACAACGCTAGCCACTCAGACGCTATTTTGTCGAATAACTTAAACTCGGTAGAGCGTTTTGTGAATGCTGCAGGTTCTGCCGCAGTTTACGTAAATGCCTCAACTCGCTTTACCGACGGCGCGCAATTTGGCCTGGGGGCCGAAGTAGCAGTATCTACCCAGAAGCTACACGCTCGCGGCCCAATGGGCTTAGAAGAGTTAACCTCTTATAAGTGGATTGGTATTGGCGACATGTTAGCTCGCCCTTAA
- a CDS encoding histidine phosphatase family protein, with amino-acid sequence MSRKLWLIRHAKSSWDDPSLSDKQRPLAERGHKAAQLMASHYVEPFSTLQLLQYSPALRAKQTAGYWLEQRKANTHSPLEVDLQISCEKTLYTFHWADLLLHIQQLPSELNNVALVGHNPAFEDLVHYLTGEDLIKFPTASLAVIEADLDWQNWGELSGYLRLFDTPKKLAARL; translated from the coding sequence ATGTCTCGCAAGCTTTGGTTAATTCGCCATGCTAAATCCAGTTGGGACGACCCAAGCTTAAGTGATAAACAACGCCCCTTAGCAGAGCGTGGCCACAAAGCCGCACAGCTTATGGCGAGTCATTATGTAGAGCCGTTTTCTACATTACAGTTACTTCAATACTCGCCAGCTCTACGCGCCAAACAAACCGCTGGGTACTGGCTTGAGCAGCGCAAAGCAAATACTCATTCACCTTTAGAAGTTGATTTACAAATTAGCTGTGAAAAAACGTTGTATACCTTTCACTGGGCCGACTTGCTGCTACATATTCAACAGCTTCCTAGCGAGCTAAACAATGTAGCCTTAGTAGGGCACAACCCGGCCTTTGAAGATCTTGTGCATTACCTAACAGGTGAAGACTTAATCAAGTTTCCAACAGCCAGCCTAGCGGTGATTGAAGCGGACTTAGATTGGCAGAACTGGGGCGAACTCAGTGGATATTTACGTTTGTTTGATACACCCAAGAAGTTGGCGGCAAGATTGTAG
- a CDS encoding type II toxin-antitoxin system RelE/ParE family toxin, with protein MAEVIWTDPALSDLNDIAEYIALENIVAAKLLVQSVFEKVERLELFPESGRIPPELEHLSYREVIASPCRIFYKLELDKAYILYVMREERDLRKLLISKHQVKVSR; from the coding sequence ATGGCTGAAGTGATTTGGACTGATCCAGCATTATCAGATTTAAATGATATCGCTGAGTATATTGCACTAGAAAATATTGTTGCTGCGAAGCTCTTGGTCCAATCTGTTTTCGAGAAAGTTGAAAGGCTAGAGTTGTTCCCAGAGTCTGGTCGCATCCCTCCTGAGCTAGAGCATCTGAGCTATCGTGAAGTTATTGCTAGTCCATGCCGGATTTTTTATAAGTTAGAACTTGATAAAGCCTATATCTTGTATGTCATGCGAGAAGAGCGAGACTTACGTAAGTTATTAATAAGTAAGCACCAAGTAAAAGTGAGCCGCTAA
- a CDS encoding type II toxin-antitoxin system Phd/YefM family antitoxin has protein sequence MKVELVTSLKRQATKILADLHNSKEPVLITEHGKPSAYLVDVDDYEFMQNRLAILEGIARGERAIADGKVTSHSDAKNKMSKWLK, from the coding sequence ATGAAAGTTGAATTAGTGACATCACTTAAGCGTCAAGCTACGAAGATCCTTGCCGATCTACATAACAGCAAAGAGCCTGTATTAATCACAGAACACGGCAAGCCTTCGGCGTACTTAGTTGATGTTGATGACTATGAATTTATGCAAAACCGTTTAGCTATCCTTGAGGGTATTGCTAGAGGTGAGCGTGCTATTGCCGATGGCAAAGTTACATCACATTCTGACGCGAAGAATAAGATGTCTAAATGGCTGAAGTGA
- a CDS encoding glycoside hydrolase family 2 protein — MTQINLNKAWLLSSADYPEIEVACDIPGDNHSALLKAGLIADPYLQCNEQEVQWVGRANWSLFTEFEVSAEPLESDFIELNLSRVDTVADVYINQHLVGQCDNMFRLWSFEIKDYVYEGLNQLRLDFSRSDLVAKQRAERLPFVVPSSMGNNQIPFMNSLRKSQCHAGWDWGICLMVNGIYDPVQIKFTKQARLLDVQVEQLWHDGSVDVVIKLSHDPLCGSPIHVQFGEHVLPVQPLADSGLSEASIHIAEPELWWPAGYGEQPLYPLRVTLGEQLIEKKIGLRKLELNTQADSVGSAMSFVINDFPITAKGANWIPLDALPSKQTKQRYEALLTDAKAANMNMLRVWGGGQYESDAFYQLCDELGLMVWQDMMFACSLYPSTEEFVANVELELSDQIKRLRDHSCIVLWCGDNEVIGAINWYPESKTNRERYVVNYDRLNRAIQRVVEQHDASRVFWPSSPCNGELDYGDAWHDDSKGDMHFWDVWHSGKSFSAYQQIKPRFCSEFGYQSWPSLAEVKTFVPENDWNICSPTFEVHQKNPRGNSIITEMFTRMFRFPASFEQMLYLSQVQQALAIKTACDFWRANSPQCRGMLYWQLNDNWPVSSWSSIEYSGRWKQLHYHTKRFFAPQYLSFVESEEGLALQAINDSVNSVALVCELQFVSWQGELGFSQSLDINIAADGTERVWSIEASELEELRTQGFFIAQWHSNGDVLQNTWVGDNFKILPIAKAKLAFSVDESSSAITLLSDKPAFFVHLESDAPGRFSDSSITLLANQPHTVYYLGDDFAAMQKSLRVYHLADSY; from the coding sequence ATGACGCAGATTAACCTAAACAAAGCTTGGCTTTTAAGCTCTGCTGATTATCCAGAGATTGAAGTGGCTTGCGATATTCCTGGTGATAACCATTCTGCATTACTTAAGGCCGGTTTAATTGCAGACCCATATTTGCAGTGCAATGAACAAGAGGTGCAATGGGTTGGACGGGCTAACTGGTCACTTTTCACCGAATTTGAGGTGAGTGCAGAGCCGCTGGAATCTGATTTTATCGAGCTGAATTTAAGCCGAGTAGATACCGTTGCCGACGTTTATATCAACCAACACTTAGTTGGCCAATGCGACAATATGTTCCGCTTGTGGTCATTTGAGATAAAAGACTACGTATATGAGGGGCTCAATCAGCTGCGGCTGGATTTTTCGCGCTCAGATTTAGTCGCTAAACAGCGTGCAGAACGCTTACCTTTTGTGGTGCCATCGTCCATGGGCAATAACCAAATCCCCTTTATGAATAGCTTGCGCAAAAGCCAATGCCACGCGGGCTGGGATTGGGGAATTTGTTTAATGGTGAACGGTATCTATGACCCTGTGCAAATCAAATTCACCAAGCAAGCGCGGCTGCTAGATGTGCAAGTAGAGCAGCTATGGCATGACGGCAGTGTAGATGTAGTGATTAAGCTGAGCCACGACCCTTTATGCGGCTCGCCTATTCATGTTCAATTTGGTGAGCATGTTTTGCCAGTGCAGCCCTTGGCTGATTCAGGCTTAAGTGAGGCGAGTATCCATATTGCCGAGCCAGAGCTTTGGTGGCCAGCTGGTTATGGCGAGCAGCCTTTATATCCGCTGCGCGTTACGCTGGGTGAGCAGCTTATCGAAAAGAAAATTGGTTTGCGCAAGCTAGAGTTGAATACCCAAGCTGATAGTGTTGGCTCGGCGATGAGCTTTGTGATTAACGACTTCCCCATTACTGCTAAGGGCGCAAATTGGATACCCTTAGATGCCTTGCCCAGCAAGCAAACTAAGCAGCGTTATGAAGCTCTGTTAACTGATGCCAAAGCCGCTAACATGAACATGCTTCGAGTATGGGGCGGCGGGCAGTACGAGAGTGATGCCTTTTACCAACTTTGTGATGAACTGGGTTTGATGGTTTGGCAAGACATGATGTTTGCTTGCTCGCTTTATCCCTCAACCGAAGAGTTTGTCGCCAATGTTGAACTTGAGCTAAGCGACCAAATTAAACGCTTACGTGACCATAGCTGCATTGTGCTGTGGTGTGGCGATAACGAAGTAATTGGTGCAATTAATTGGTACCCCGAATCTAAAACCAATCGTGAGCGTTATGTGGTTAATTACGACAGGCTAAATCGGGCGATTCAGCGAGTGGTCGAGCAGCACGATGCGAGTCGGGTATTTTGGCCCAGCTCTCCCTGTAATGGTGAGCTAGATTACGGTGATGCATGGCATGACGATAGCAAAGGCGATATGCACTTTTGGGATGTGTGGCATTCAGGCAAGTCTTTCTCTGCCTATCAGCAAATTAAGCCGCGTTTTTGCTCAGAGTTTGGTTATCAATCTTGGCCATCCTTGGCCGAAGTAAAAACCTTTGTGCCCGAAAACGATTGGAATATTTGCTCGCCCACCTTTGAGGTTCACCAAAAAAATCCTCGCGGTAATAGCATTATTACTGAGATGTTCACCCGCATGTTTCGCTTTCCTGCTAGCTTTGAACAAATGCTGTATTTAAGCCAAGTGCAGCAGGCCTTAGCTATAAAAACTGCATGTGATTTTTGGCGAGCCAATAGCCCGCAATGTCGCGGTATGTTGTATTGGCAGCTAAATGATAATTGGCCGGTGAGCTCGTGGTCGAGCATTGAATATAGCGGTCGCTGGAAGCAACTGCACTACCATACCAAACGTTTCTTCGCCCCACAGTACTTAAGCTTTGTAGAAAGCGAAGAGGGTTTAGCGCTGCAAGCCATAAACGATAGCGTGAACTCAGTTGCTTTGGTTTGTGAGTTGCAGTTTGTTAGCTGGCAAGGGGAGCTTGGCTTTAGTCAATCGCTAGATATAAATATAGCGGCCGATGGCACTGAGCGAGTTTGGTCTATTGAAGCTAGTGAACTTGAGGAATTGCGTACTCAAGGTTTTTTCATCGCGCAATGGCACTCAAACGGAGATGTACTGCAAAATACGTGGGTGGGAGATAACTTTAAAATCTTGCCTATCGCTAAGGCCAAGCTTGCTTTTAGCGTTGACGAGAGCTCTTCTGCAATCACCTTGCTTAGCGATAAACCCGCCTTTTTTGTGCATTTAGAATCTGATGCGCCGGGACGCTTTTCTGATTCAAGCATTACTCTGCTGGCCAATCAGCCACACACTGTTTACTACCTAGGTGATGATTTTGCAGCTATGCAGAAAAGTTTGCGGGTTTATCATTTAGCTGATAGCTACTAG
- a CDS encoding LysR family transcriptional regulator, whose translation MDARLLRSFVAVFEERSMTAAAERCYVSQPSLSSAIKQLESELEVQLFVRHKRGVDLTDQAHHLYPMAVQTLGQLNRMSKLFAEQPASLPIKLANFEDLSPSLLAEFIQHCKSQQPLFNFELLDHQDKTAQARLTLDVFKQEDELFIPLWQEDYVLCVPQQHPLAQQQEVEIAELNNYDFIECVVCEAHQQTLSLLASQGFAVNLVAKAQHKTQVKHLVNAGIGISFLPTGVLETAANLQQVKLLAPRMYRSIGLCVKASASAKPELAALIEAANVWKAN comes from the coding sequence ATGGATGCACGTTTACTCAGATCCTTTGTGGCGGTTTTTGAAGAACGCTCAATGACAGCCGCCGCCGAGCGTTGTTATGTCTCTCAGCCATCGCTATCTTCGGCGATTAAACAGCTTGAGTCTGAATTAGAGGTTCAACTATTTGTTCGCCATAAGCGCGGAGTAGATTTAACCGACCAAGCGCACCATCTCTACCCCATGGCGGTTCAAACGCTGGGTCAACTAAACCGCATGTCTAAGTTGTTTGCGGAGCAGCCGGCAAGCCTACCGATTAAGCTGGCAAACTTTGAGGACTTAAGCCCAAGCTTATTGGCTGAATTTATTCAGCACTGCAAAAGCCAACAGCCACTGTTCAACTTTGAGCTTCTCGATCACCAAGATAAAACTGCTCAGGCAAGGCTAACGCTTGATGTGTTTAAACAAGAAGACGAGTTGTTTATTCCGCTTTGGCAAGAAGACTACGTATTATGCGTGCCCCAACAGCACCCGCTAGCTCAGCAACAAGAGGTAGAGATAGCTGAACTGAATAACTATGATTTCATTGAGTGCGTGGTGTGCGAAGCCCACCAACAAACGCTTAGCCTGCTCGCCTCACAGGGTTTTGCGGTTAATTTGGTGGCCAAGGCCCAGCACAAAACCCAGGTAAAACACTTGGTAAATGCTGGCATCGGCATCTCGTTTTTACCTACCGGGGTGCTCGAAACAGCAGCTAATCTGCAACAAGTAAAACTGTTAGCTCCTCGTATGTATCGCAGTATTGGTTTGTGTGTAAAAGCCAGCGCCAGTGCCAAACCAGAGTTGGCCGCCTTAATTGAAGCTGCGAATGTTTGGAAAGCTAATTAA
- a CDS encoding SDR family oxidoreductase, which yields MSKPLVVITGASSGIGEACAKTLSAAGHPLLLVARRVERLEALNLPNTLCRKVDVTELGDFEQAIKDAEALYGPVDMLLNNAGVMLLGAAHEQAPSEWKAMLDVNVMGLLNGIHLVLAGMKQRQHGTIINVSSIAGRKTFPSHAAYCGTKFAVHAVSENIREEVAGDNVRVTVIAPGAVETELLSHTTSQEIKDGYEVWKEEMGGVLNTQNIADAVAYAYGQPQNVCIREVVLAATGQPA from the coding sequence ATGTCTAAGCCTTTAGTGGTTATTACTGGTGCCAGTTCTGGAATTGGCGAAGCGTGTGCAAAAACCTTGTCGGCAGCGGGGCATCCGTTGTTATTAGTCGCACGTCGAGTAGAGCGTTTAGAAGCACTTAACTTGCCAAACACCCTGTGTCGTAAAGTTGATGTGACCGAACTAGGGGACTTTGAGCAAGCGATTAAAGATGCCGAAGCGTTGTATGGTCCGGTTGATATGTTGCTAAACAATGCTGGTGTGATGCTATTGGGTGCGGCACATGAGCAAGCCCCTAGCGAGTGGAAAGCCATGTTGGACGTAAACGTGATGGGTTTGCTAAACGGTATTCACTTGGTATTGGCTGGCATGAAGCAGCGTCAGCACGGCACTATTATTAATGTGAGCTCAATTGCTGGGCGTAAAACTTTCCCAAGCCATGCTGCATACTGCGGCACTAAGTTTGCGGTTCATGCGGTGAGCGAGAACATTCGTGAAGAAGTAGCCGGTGACAACGTGCGTGTAACGGTTATTGCCCCAGGAGCAGTAGAAACCGAATTGCTTAGCCATACCACTAGCCAAGAAATTAAAGACGGCTACGAAGTGTGGAAAGAAGAAATGGGCGGCGTACTTAATACGCAAAACATCGCTGATGCAGTGGCTTATGCTTACGGCCAACCGCAAAACGTATGTATTCGAGAAGTGGTATTAGCCGCCACTGGCCAACCTGCTTAA
- a CDS encoding aldehyde dehydrogenase family protein → MVYAQPGTEGSLITFKAQYENFIGGEWVAPVNGQYFDNPSPVNGEIYCRVARSDAEDIGLALDAAHAAKESWGNTSVAERSNMLLRIADRIEQNLESLAVAEAWENGKAIRETLNADLPLVVDHFRYFAGCIRAQEGGAADLDANTVSYHFPEPLGVVGQIIPWNFPMLMAAWKLGPALAAGNCVVLKPAEQTPASILVLMELIEDLIPKGVVNIVNGFGEEAGQALAISPRIAKLAFTGSTEIGQHILKCAADSLIPSTVELGGKSPNLVFADVMDHEDEYLDKVVEGLLLAFFNQGEVCTCPSRALIQESIYDKFMQRVLERVKTIKQGDPLDVNTQVGAQVSKEQLDRIMSYLEIGKNEGAELLTGGVTAALPGEHNNGYYVSPTILKGTNDMRVFQEEIFGPVISVTTFKDEAEALAIANESEYGLGAGVWTRDMNLAQRMGRKIEAGRVWINCYHAYPAHAAFGGYKRSGIGRETHQVAISHYQNTKNLLVSYDINPLGFF, encoded by the coding sequence ATGGTTTACGCACAGCCAGGTACCGAAGGCTCATTGATTACTTTTAAAGCGCAATACGAGAACTTTATTGGCGGCGAATGGGTAGCGCCAGTAAACGGCCAATACTTTGATAACCCTTCTCCGGTTAATGGTGAGATATATTGTCGAGTCGCCCGCTCAGATGCAGAGGATATTGGCTTAGCCTTAGATGCCGCGCATGCCGCCAAAGAAAGCTGGGGCAATACCTCGGTCGCGGAGCGCTCTAATATGTTGCTGCGCATTGCTGACCGCATTGAACAAAATCTTGAGTCCTTAGCCGTGGCCGAAGCCTGGGAAAATGGCAAAGCGATCCGCGAAACCCTAAATGCCGATTTGCCACTGGTTGTTGATCACTTTCGTTATTTTGCTGGCTGTATTCGCGCCCAAGAAGGCGGCGCTGCCGACTTAGATGCCAATACAGTTAGCTACCATTTTCCAGAACCTTTAGGCGTTGTTGGGCAAATTATCCCGTGGAACTTCCCCATGTTAATGGCCGCTTGGAAACTAGGCCCAGCCTTAGCCGCCGGTAACTGCGTGGTGCTTAAACCTGCCGAACAAACGCCTGCCTCCATTTTGGTATTAATGGAGCTAATCGAAGATCTCATTCCTAAAGGTGTGGTGAACATCGTAAACGGTTTTGGCGAAGAAGCCGGCCAAGCCTTAGCCATTAGCCCTCGCATTGCTAAACTCGCTTTCACCGGCTCTACCGAAATTGGCCAACACATCCTTAAATGTGCTGCCGATTCGCTAATCCCCTCCACCGTAGAACTGGGCGGTAAATCGCCTAATCTAGTATTTGCCGATGTAATGGATCATGAAGATGAATACTTGGATAAGGTGGTTGAAGGTTTACTGTTGGCCTTTTTCAACCAAGGCGAAGTATGTACTTGCCCATCACGCGCCTTAATCCAAGAGTCCATTTACGATAAGTTTATGCAACGTGTATTGGAGCGGGTAAAAACCATTAAGCAGGGTGACCCTTTAGACGTAAATACCCAAGTGGGCGCGCAAGTGTCTAAAGAACAATTAGACCGAATCATGAGTTACTTAGAGATAGGCAAAAATGAAGGTGCCGAGCTATTAACCGGTGGCGTAACCGCTGCCCTGCCTGGCGAGCATAATAACGGATACTACGTTAGCCCTACCATATTAAAAGGCACTAACGACATGCGGGTATTTCAAGAAGAAATATTTGGCCCAGTTATTTCTGTCACCACCTTTAAAGATGAGGCTGAAGCCTTGGCCATCGCTAACGAGAGTGAATATGGCTTGGGTGCAGGCGTATGGACGCGCGACATGAACTTAGCACAACGCATGGGGCGTAAAATTGAAGCCGGTAGAGTATGGATTAATTGCTACCACGCCTACCCCGCCCACGCAGCCTTTGGCGGATATAAGCGCTCGGGCATTGGCAGAGAAACCCACCAAGTGGCTATTTCTCACTATCAAAACACCAAAAACTTGCTGGTGAGTTACGACATCAACCCACTGGGCTTCTTTTAA